CTCAGGTGAGTTAAATGGACGCCGGCCCCCTTTATTccaataaaaccttttttttctacttcCAGAAAAGCCAATTAAAAACCAAACACTTTATAAAATGCCAGTCTTTTCTGAAATGTAACATTGCTCCTCCTCTCCTCAGGTCATCACTAAGGCAGAGATGATTGAGTACTATGATGTTAGCGGCTGCTATGTGCTGCGGCCCTGGTCCTTCGCCATCTGGGAGGCCATTAAAGACTTCTTTGACCGGGAGATTAAGAAAATGGGTGTGGAGAACTGCTACTTCCCCATGTTCGTCTCTCAGGCCGCCCTGGAGAAGGAAAAAACCCACATTGAAGACTTTGCTCCAGAGGTAAAAGATACGATAACATAAAAGAGGGGAAAAGCATGAAAATTAAAATACCAGAAGTATGCTTTGCTGAAACAAGATGGTTAATAAGACAACAATATGACTGCACAACGTTAATAATCATTCAATGGCGATGTTGTCATCTTTGTCAGGTTGCCTGGGTAACCCGGTCAGGAAAGACTGAGCTGGCAGAGCCCATCGCTGTCAGACCCACCAGTGAGACAGGTCTGAACCACAGCTCTTTAATGGACTCTGACTTTAAGACCAAACTATATGAGTCAATGCAGGCACACATGCAATGAACGTACACAAAGTGTAAATAGCTTTTTAAACATTGATCTTGCTTTTTAATAGAGCAGTCGAAGTGCTGTAGCGGTGTCATGTTTGGTATGAACCTGTgactgttttgttttgcttcagTGATGTACCCCGCCTACGCTAAATGGGTCCAGTCCCACAGAGACCTGCCGATCAAACTCAACCAGTGGTGTAATGTCGTGGTCAGTATCCTTCTACTGTCACATCTGCGCCTTCATCTTCACTTCGTAGTTACAAACTTGAAGAAATTGCTACACAAAACACTGGCacccttctttttctctcttctcaccGCTTTCTCTCCCCCACTTCTCCCTCCAGAGATGGGAGTTCAAACACCCCCAGCCTTTCTTGAGGACAAGAGAGTTCCTGTGGCAGGAGGGACATACAGCCTTTGCCAGCAAAGAGGAGGCAGCTGAGGAGGTAATGACCACAAGCACTCCTCTGTCCATTTAATGTTAATTTGTATAGGGACAGATGGTATGTAGCATACGCCAATGCCACACACcacaacatttataacatagGGTAATgtgcattttaatttataaGTGCTGAGGTGCATAATGGTATGGTACAAAAATTAGTGTTATTGTTTAAACCATGCTGCATTGTATACATCTGTAAGTCTTTGTGGGCCTTACATGTGTATTTGTAGGTGCTTCAGATTCTGGATCTGTACGCCAGGGTGTATGAAGAGCTGATGGCGATCCCTGTGGTGAAGGGGAGGAAGACGGAGAAGGAGAAGTTTGCAGGAGGAGATTACACCACTACTGTGGAGGCATTCATCTCTGCCAGTGGCCGAGCCATTCAGGTACTGTGGTAAACCGGATCACTTCATTTCATCACTGAAGCCAGcagaatattacatttaaatccTATGATGAGCTGCAGAGGAACAATGATTCATGTGGGTTGATGTTTAGGAACAAAGTAATTGCAATGTAAAAAACCCCAACATGAAGTCATTTTGCCTTTTGTATTACTTTGTGCCTCCTCAGGGTGCTACATCTCACCATCTTGGTCAGAACTTCGCCAAGATGTTTGAGATCATGTTTGAGGATCCGAAGAGGCCGGGTGAGAAACAGCTGGCCTTCCAGAACTCCTGGGGAATCACAACCAGGACCATCGGCGTCCTCACCATGGTTCACGGAGACAACATGGGACTCGTACTGCCTCCCAGGGTGGCCTGTCTGCAGGTAGATACTCCCACATTCTCACACAGAGCTATGGAAATATGGTAGCTATACCTTGtttaattttatgttttgttgacTGACAAAAGGGACCCAAGACACCTGCTTTTTATCCCCTTCTTATGTTATGACTGAAAGAATAGATGAAGAACAAACTCCACGCTAGAGTAAACAACTGACCTATCATAAACCGATGcatacagagagaaaaagaatacggcactatatgaataaaatgttctcttttttttttttccccaggttGTCATCATCCCATGTGGGATCACTGCCACCCTGCCAGAGCAGGAGAAGGAGGCAGTGTTGACCCAGTGCTCTAAATACATGAGCAGGCTGCTGGATGCTGGCATCAGGGTGAAGACTGACCTCCGAGACAACTACTCCCCAGGGTGGAAGTTCAACCACTGGGAACTCAAGGTAAGAAATAATATGGCAACAGTGATAGTAGTAGTGGTAGTTAATGAAGTGCTTTACCTGAATGCATAAATTCAACAATAAGaaccaataaaaaaagaagataaaacttttattttctgtaAAGGCATTGATAATGACAGtgtccatttctctctctctctctctctcgttgttTCTATCTGCGTTTGCCTGTCTCTTGTCCAGGGAGTTCCTATCCGTCTAGAAGTGGGTCCTAAAGATATGAAGCAGAGTCAGTGTGTCGCAGTGAGGAGAGACTCGGGCGCAAAGTTGACAATTCCAGAGGCTGAGGTGGAGAAGAAGCTGGTCGCCATGTTGGAGGACATCCAGAACTCCCTGTTCAAGAAGTAAGCTGCAGCAGGGTTAGACTTGATGTGGCTGGCACTGCAGTGAAATCAGTCTCAACTGCTCTAAATCTCACTCAAAGGATTTCAACACTATGTGCCTTAGTGTCATGTGAAAAGCTGCTGTTTCAGAGGCATTCGCACTGCACAAAAATGACACACAGTCTACTGACCCTCTCATGTTGGTCAGACCTTTACTCGCATACATAAAGCCATACATGTAACGGATAGTTAGAAATagtttttaatataataaaatacactTGTATTTGATATATGTATGACATATATGGTCAGAAATGCTTCTGCTGTCATTTCTTTAGGACCGCTGCTGATCACTAGCTGTCATAAAGGCACAGAACACCTAACCTAACTACGATACACAGACTGACAGATCCAGCTGTAAATGAATTACGGGAACATTAAGAGATGATTACATAGTGACCATAAATATGCAAGAAAACTGGTTAaattgtgttatgtgtgtgtgtttgtcagagcTTCAGATGACCTGAAGAGAAACATGGTGCCTGCAGACACGATGGAACAGTTCCAGAAAGAGTTGGACCAGGGCAAGGTGagaaacacaaaccacatgCAGCACAAAACGTTTGATTGTGTGTCCTCACCTGAGTAAATATTTGATAATACATTTATCTTGCCTGATAGATTGTCCAGATCCCATTCTGTGGAGGAATTGAGTGCGAGGATTGGATCAAGAAAATCACTGCCAAGTACGTCCaacatgtttgtgtattttatgtAAGAAaggatataatataatataaaaaacagaTCCATCGGCACAAGTAGAAGAACAGACACATAAGCACAGATAAAATCatatagacacagacaaacagtaaaacaatgACCACTACTCCAGATTCTAACATGTTTGATTGTGGTCCAGTCACTGTCTGACACGATCGTTAATGCTTTGCTCAACCTTTTTGAGGAAGCAAAAGACAACCAAGTTGCCTGCATCATTATCTGTGCAGATGATGATGTGAATCCATCAAATATACATATGCTATAAGCACTGAGTCACATTATGCAGTCGCTGGGCTAGAAAACAATTAACATTTTGCTGTTCTATGGAGTCATTTCAAATGCATGTATTTAGGATTTTCAGTCAGGGTTATTTGTAAAGTATCATCATCATTTGTTTCATTTACATATGTTTTTGTGAAAATACAAGATGTTAAATATTAGTTATTCCTGCCAATTTCCTCTCATTTTGCTTTGAGTGCTTTAATTTCAACCATTAAAGACAGAGTGTGTGCTTGGTTGTCCTGTAGGGACCAGGACCTGGAGCCTGGAGCTCCGTCCATGGGAGCCAAGAGCCTCTGTATCCCCTTCTCACCCCTCAAGACGCTGCAGCCTGGTCAGATGTGTGTCAGCGGCAAGGAGGCTGCCCAGTACTACACCCTGTTCGGACGCAGCTACTAAACACCTGCTCTGCTGGAGCACCAGGATGGACATAGTAGTTGAAAGGGCTTTCCTATCTTCTCTCCTCTATATGCTGTACCTGATCTCTTTTCAGTGTATAGGGTAACAGGGATATGAGGTGACTGGACTGTGGTATTTAGGATGGGaatattttggttgttttttaacATATGTTAACATTGTTATAATGCATCTGGGAGAAAGTGGAGGTGAGAGAAACTATTTACTTTTAGAATTCCGTTATGAGGAAAAAATGGTTGTTGCGCTGTTTCCCTCCTACATGGCTGATTACTCTCTAAAGACCATGTTAAAAGAACCCTCACTGTCCTGCAGTGGTTTGTATTGGAATGGGAAGAACCACCAGACACCAGGCAAATATTAAATCTTTCCTATCTTTTCagaattgatatttttttacaacTCCCTACTTAACATTGTCGAGAAAAATATTCTGatttagtttgttttaaagTATCTGTCAACATTTAATGGGGGATTGCACCTTTTTGAAATCTGGAAAATTGAAATGCTGCTGAAAGAAATTCCTGAGAAACATACCATCTACTGCGGTCTGCAGAAAAGTACTCTTTGCCTGCCAACAGTCCCATCTCTTGCAGCCAAACAGTCTCAGGAACTCTGCAGGTACTCAGGCTTGTTGCTGGGGTATTATCAGCCCTTCTCTCTCTACATGACTGGTTACGGAGTGTGGCTCATCATACACAGCTTAATATAAACTTTTCCGATCACCCAAAGCCAAATGACGTAAAGCTGTGAGGAACTGTTTATGGTTAATAGTCAGCAATGTAGTCTAATGTCACTGCTCTCCTGTTAAGGAATTCTACAACTTGTCTATAATAAAGTAATTTCCACGGCAAACTGCCCTGTATTGTTTTTTATCCTGGATAAAGATGGGTGGAATCCCTGGCCTGCTCAGTTGGTCATTGGTTATTTGGGTTGGAGGACACTGGTGTAAgaggaaataaaagaaatgaattAAATAAGTGAGTATTATACTTAACAAATTAAggctaaaatgtaaatgtagtagTGAATTAAAATAGTTACCGTAACCAAACTACAATGCTGGGATGCAGTATTATGCTGAACTGAGCATAATGAGATAATAACAAGAGTTATTACAGTGTTATTGTATTGGAATAATTATCTACTAAACAGGTAACTATATGTAGTGACAAATGCAGGGTAATTAATGGTACATTATGCATTCTACAGCAAGCTTCCTTATTCCATAATACTGAGCCTTGTCTAGCCAACAGATAAAAACAGACACTTCCTGCACTTAACTATGAGTGCAAGTGCTAACAACAGAAAGCTGGTACACAGAACCAAAGTACTGACACACGGTAAGGGTGAGGGTTACTTGTCCCGAGAATAGCCTCGGGCAATTTActcaattatcaaaatactttttgtaaatacactatgattttgttttgttggccATTCTATATGCAATATCAAATCAGTCTTTTAATTATAAAGGGGGGAAATACCCTTCAATGTCCCACCATAGACTAGTCTGTGTCCCACCAGCGCTGTCCTGTAATCACTGTGTCGTCAAtgtggcttttattttgaaagctgGTACCGGAAAGAGTTTCTGTTAAAATGAGTCCGGCTGAGGCCCTCTCCCCTGTCAGTCCGCCCCGCTGAGCCGGTCCAGCTTTGTAACGTTACAGTCTGTTAGCAAAAATGAGCGACAAAGGTCTGTCAGACGAGGCAGCGGCATCAGCTTGTAAAGATGGAGACCCAGTTACTAAGGTAAGATGATTGCCGTCCCTCGTAAAGTTGAACTAAACTTCTATCAGTCACTGTCCAACCCAGCAGGCCAGCGACTCCCAAACAGGTTAACCAGCTATGTGCATTGCGTCCATTATCGGACAGGTTTCTTTACAAAATGTGCGCTGGTCACCCGCTGACAAGTTATTCGGTAATGCTTTTAACATGTTTGTCAATGCGTACGGCAAGTGTTGTAGCGACGTACACATTCTAAATAACTAGTGTAACTAATGTAAGTTTAATCACGGGGTGCtgtaagctagctaacgttaacttacagCCGTCACTTCTCGCGTGGTAAGAAGCTCCAAACTTTGTGGGAAGGCTGAGACGGCATTCATGAAGGCATGCGTACAACAAATAGTCCTGTTCGGAAGCCAAGAACTGTCCGTACtcccttatatactgtctatggtactCCCCTATGGTACTCCCTATGGTACTCACCTATGGTACTCACCTATGGTACTCACCTATGGTACTCACCTATGGTACTCACAGGGAAGTTGGCATTTAGGCGCGGCCAGAGCAGAATATTCTCGCATGCTGTGGCGAAAAGCTGGCGGGACTGGGACTGGTTAAGGTGGGCAGTGTTGCAAGCATAATGTGCTAGAGCTAACCTGTATCCACAAGTTGAAGATCATATACgtattttttttctaaccaTACATTTTCTTGTCCTCACTGCCAGCCATTCAACCTCTTTCCAACCGTTCCGCCTGTATTCTTTCACTACTGTAACGTTATGGAGACAGCATATAATAACGTTACGATACATAACGTTACCCAAGAACATAAACAATCAATGCATGCTCAGGTACAGCTCGGTATCAATATCTCCCAAATAGGCAGGACACTGTGGAGTCCTATGTTTTACAGGCtcttgttaaaaaatgtttagcATTTTATTTAGACATCTGCACCCTTCCAAAAAAGTCCACGCTAAAGACTTTCTAGAATGTGTTTCCATTTACAGTCAGTGTGAGCTCTGGCAGGTTCAGCAGAATCACAGATCACATTTGTTAGAATCTGACCTGATAAATAAGAGACTATAATACTGGATACACATCTGTTCAAACCTCTCATGCATGCAGCATGATCCACCTTTTAGCGGTTTGTTTGCTTTGAGTTATCCACATAATCAGATTGTCATAATATGGCTAAATGCACTGCATCTGTGTCATCCCATCAACTCTTTTGGAGTTTTGAAGCTCTGCCAGAAGTAATGAATTTAGCTATACGGTGACTGGAACACGTGGATCTAGTTCACTGGAGAAACGGATTACGCTGCAGAACTGTTAGGAAAGTTTCTGTGGATGTGTTGATACTGACAAATTGTATTTCGTTGGAGGAAGGGAATAGGAATGGGGAACAGTTGCTAACCACAGAGGTAATACTTGACTGTAAAACACACGAGTAGTAGTTTGGTTTTTACACACTGATACAATACAAATATTGGGATCAGAGTAAAACCCAGTTTTATCAAATTTGCAGCACGCGAGCTGCAACTTATGAGATAATTTCTACTTGCATTAGTTTGACAAATATAGACTCACTGTATACAAAGCGTGCGTGTCACCACTTAAAATGCACACTAAACTTCTGAGCCATCCCTGGGCATGAGAGATCCATGCAGGGCTCTGAATGTTGCCTTTAATTTACAAGCAACAATCGTTTGTAAAAATGCGATCCTTTCTCCATTTGCTTATGCGTGGAACTAGGCTCGCAAATCGCTTTTGTGAAATGGGCCCTAGAGTATAAATTTTATGACATCATTGGACTTCATCACAGTCATGGCATGTTTTTGCATATAAAATTAGGGATTTAATGTACCTCATCCATGTAGGCCTGATCTTTTCAGTATGGTAATCTTGACTGATGCGTAGCTCACGCAGATGTGGTGATCATCAATTTAGATGCGGCTGGTTGCACAGAGAAGTAGTTCCTCACGAGCCAGCCCAGTGTGCAAATTTGGATTTGGAAATCTGCTGGAATTCAGACACAGCCAAACAATGTGCTGTAAAGGCTTCTCTGAGCTttctaacacacaaacataatacAGTGCTTCATATTTCACATCGGTAACTCTTTTATTTGGTCAATTTattgaacatgttaaaaaaaaatacacaacataaaacttgtaagcaataaaaaaagataatcaGATGCTGGCATCCTCAGCTACAAATAAGCAACTCAAATAATATTGTTCATGTTCAAAAGGGCTAGGAAGAAGTTGAAAACTTACTCAATAATAGAAATTAATTCCCATCTAGTGTCGATGTTCAATCGGCCTTCTTGAACAAATCAAACCTTTTGGACAATACCAAGAACAAAATAATCTGAACAGATAAACTGAAAACCATTCCACAGTCAAACAGTCCACAAACAAGAAAGAACCCAACCTGTATCTCTGTATCTTAGTGTTAATAATTTTATGTATATTCAGTGTACTTAATTTTTCGGTGATAGCAGCGTCTGTAGTTTTTTATGCACGTGTACTCAAGGGGAATTAGGAACCGGAAAACCAGCGATGAGGCCACCAGCCTCTAACGTCGGCTAACAGGCAAGCCTTTGTAATAGTTTGTGTACAACTATTTAGTTGTAGTTGGTTTTGTATTTGCTGATGAATGGCcacagtgtgtttgtgaggAACCTGTTGGGTCTGTGGCTAACCAACTGTGGCTCCTCACAATTCAACCAGCAGTTGTGTTTACATTTGACCCACTGTGGAGCAATGCATCCAAATTCACACTTTGAGCTAGTAAAATTGTTGTTTCTCATTTCTTACTGTTCTATCTGCATTTTAaagaaattattatatatatatatatatatatatatatatatatatatatatatatattaatattaatattatccTCGATGTACCAcctctgggattgctccggtacTGCAGGATATTCCACCTTATGCATGTCTTTTTgcagatgtccgtccccttcctctttctctgtgttggcgttctaacctccggtggatttgtgaggactatggttaactgctcctcagatctctgcagggtaaatccagacagctagctagactatctgtccaagctgagttttctgttgcacgactaaaactacttttgaacgtacacatgttccaccaaaacaagttccttcctgagactatttagcagcaGCAACGTGCGGCGCTTAGAGCCACCCATTAtgcttgtgattggtttaaagaaatgccaataaaccagagcacattttcctcccatcaaggaatgctgtgtggactagccagaccttcctccgcagcgctgtggaggaaggtctggcaaagtgagacgaAATAAATTCTAACCCACCACCCGGTTATCTTTGTCTTAGTGTTCTGTGTGTATAAAGCTCTGttactgtgtttctgtgttgtaGGATTTCATGATGCAGCAGACTATGCTGCGGGTTAAAGACCCAGTTAAATCCTTGGATTTTTACACCAGAATCCTCGGCATGACGTGAGTactagtgtgtgttagtgttcaCTTTAATTAATCTTTATTTCCACGTGCATCAAAATGTTCCCAAAAGTGACACAATGAATCCTAAAAATTTTAGAGCTGTTTttggctgagtgtgtgtgtatgtgggttgAGAATCTCTCCCATACGTAAACCGGACTTGGTGACTAAAGTGTGACGTTTTCTCTCCAGGCTCCTGCAAAAGTTTGACTTCCCCCCCATgcgtttctctctcttcttcttggGCTATGAGGACAAGAAGGAGATTCCTACGGATGTGAAGGAAAGGACAGCCTGGACTTTTTCTAGAAGAGCCACCATTGAGCTGACACAGTAAGGGTTTCCAATATGTgcctttctctttttcctcttttcatttcctctcttaCCTTCTTGTATTCCTCCTGTCCTTCAGTAACTGGGGCTCTGAGGCTGATGAGAGCCAGTCTTATCACAATGGGAACTCAGATCCACGTGGCTTTGGTAAGACCGCTTTCCTGTTTTATACACCGACAGGAAAGACCAGTAGAATTACTTTTGAAAAGGAAAGTGAAATGTATGTATGAACTTAAAATGCAGGAACACCCAGTCATATTATTAAACACCTTCTTATCGTGATCTGTGTATTTTCCAATGTTGAGCATTAGCTATCAGTTTTTCCAAATATCTTAAGTGCTTTTAACTGTTGTGCACCACATGtttaaagggtgtgtgtgtgcttcttgTCTGTTACTGTTTGAAGGCTCACTAGAGCAAACTATGTGCAACCGTAGtgtggatatacagtatatatatatgtatgtatgtatgtatgtatgtactatatatatatatgtatatgtatatgtatatatatatatatgtatatatatatatgtatatgtatatgtatatatatatatatatatatatatatatatatatatatatatatatatatatatatatatatatatatatatatatatatatatatatatatatatatatatgtatatatatatatatgtatatatatatatatatatatatatatatatatatatatatatatatatgtatatatatatatatatatatgtatatatatatatatatgtatatatatatatatatatatatatatatatatatatatatatatatatatatatatatatatatatatatatatatatatatatatatatatatatgtatgtatatgtatatatgtatatatatatatatatgtatatatatatatatatatatatatatatatatatatatatatatatatatatatatatatatatatatatatatatatgtgtatatatatatatgtatgtgtatatatatgtatgtatatatatatatatatatatatatatatatatatatatatatgtgtgtatatatatatatatgtgtatatatatatatatgtatatatatatatatatatatatgtatatatatatatatatatatgtatatatatatatatatgtatatatatatatgtatgtgtatatatatgtatatatatatatgtgtatatatatatatatatatatatatatatatatatatatgtatatatatatatatatgtgtatatatatatgtgtgtgtatatatatgtatgtgtgtatatatgtatgtgtgtatatatgtatgtgtatatatatgtatgtgtatatatatatatatatatatatatatatatatatatatatatatatatatatatatatatatatatatatatatatatatatatatatatatatatatatatatatatatatatatatatatatgtgtgtgtgtgtgtgtgtgtgtgtgtgtgtgtgtgtgtgtgtgtgtgtgtgtgtgtgtgtgtgtgtgtgtgtgtgtgtgtgtgtgtgtgtgtgtgtgtgtgtgtgtgtgtgtgtgtgtgtgtgtgtatatgtatgtgtgtgtgtgtgtgtatatgtgtgtgtgtgtgtgtatatatgtgtgtgtgtgtatatatatatatgtgtgtgtatatatatatatatatgtgtgtgtgtgtatatatatatatgtgtgtatatatatatatatatatatatatatatatatatatatatatatatatatatatatatatatatatata
This sequence is a window from Perca flavescens isolate YP-PL-M2 chromosome 1, PFLA_1.0, whole genome shotgun sequence. Protein-coding genes within it:
- the glo1 gene encoding lactoylglutathione lyase, with the protein product MSDKGLSDEAAASACKDGDPVTKDFMMQQTMLRVKDPVKSLDFYTRILGMTLLQKFDFPPMRFSLFFLGYEDKKEIPTDVKERTAWTFSRRATIELTHNWGSEADESQSYHNGNSDPRGFGHIGIAVPDVYAACKRFEEQGVTFVKKPDDGKMKGLAFIQDPDGYWIEILSPNNMVSITS